The following are encoded together in the Triticum dicoccoides isolate Atlit2015 ecotype Zavitan chromosome 6B, WEW_v2.0, whole genome shotgun sequence genome:
- the LOC119325963 gene encoding uncharacterized protein LOC119325963, with product MLRLRRLLSPSSNSSVSPLLRLLSASASAPRISPNPSSFAIEEYLVDTCGLTRPQALKASLKLSHIKSAAKPNAVLAFLSGLGLSGADAAAAVAKDPRLLCAKVDKTLAPKVIGLIGLGLSRPDIARIVSLTPDCFRSRNIVSKLHYLLPLFGSFHSFLRLLKRSSRLLSFDLHKVVKPNAAFLRECGLGDCDIAKLCIFVPRMLTTNPERVRAMVACAERLGVPRGSGMLRQALQAVAFLSEEKIASKVEYLKNTFRWSDAQVRIAVCKYPNLLSKSKESLKRRSEFFFFEVGLESAYIAHRPVLLSYSMQGRLRPRYYVIKFLKANGLLGQYRDYYSIVMLSEKVFVEKFICPHKKAAPHLAENYATACKGEVPTNFRFT from the coding sequence atgctccGCCTCCGCCgtctcctctctccttcctccaACTCCTCCGTCTCCCCTCTGCTTCGCCTGCTCTCCGCATCCGCATCCGCACCCCGCATTTCCCCGAACCCTAGCAGCTTCGCCATCGAGGAGTACCTCGTCGACACCTGCGGCCTCACCCGCCCCCAAGCCCTCAAGGCCTCCCTGAAGCTCTCCCACATCAAGTCCGCCGCCAAACCCAACGCCGTCCTCGCCTTCCTCTCCGGCCTCGGCCTCTCCGGCgccgatgccgccgccgccgttgccaaaGACCCGCGGCTCCTATGCGCCAAAGTGGACAAAACCCTGGCCCCTAAGGTCATCGGGCTCATTGGCCTCGGCCTGTCGCGTCCTGACATCGCCCGCATCGTCTCCCTCACCCCCGACTGCTTCCGCTCCAGAAACATCGTCTCCAAGCTGCACTACTTGCTGCCCCTCTTCGGCTCCTTCCACAGCTTCCTCCGGCTGCTCAAGCGCTCATCCCGCCTGTTGTCTTTCGACCTCCACAAGGTGGTCAAGCCCAATGCTGCCTTCCTGAGGGAGTGCGGACTAGGTGATTGTGATATTGCCAAGCTGTGCATCTTTGTGCCGAGGATGCTCACCACCAACCCGGAGCGCGTTCGGGCGATGGTCGCATGTGCTGAAAGATTAGGTGTGCCGCGCGGCTCTGGGATGCTCAGGCAAGCGCTGCAGGCCGTCGCGTTTCTCAGCGAGGAGAAGATCGCCAGCAAAGTGGAGTATCTGAAGAATACGTTCAGGTGGTCTGATGCCCAAGTGCGCATTGCTGTCTGTAAGTATCCGAATCTGCTGAGCAAGTCAAAGGAGTCTCTGAAGCGCAGGtccgagttcttcttctttgaggtgggcTTGGAATCGGCGTACATTGCTCATCGTCCGGTGTTGCTCTCTTACAGCATGCAGGGCCGTCTCAGACCCAGGTACTATGTTATCAAGTTCCTTAAGGCAAATGGATTGTTGGGTCAGTACCGGGACTACTATAGCATAGTCATGCTGAGCGAGAAGGTATTTGTGGAGAAGTTCATATGCCCTCACAAGAAAGCTGCACCACACCTTGCTGAAAACTATGCAACAGCTTGCAAAGGGGAAGTGCCAACTAATTTCAGATTTACATGA